ACATTGGTTCGATACGTGAAATGATACGGATGATTTGTAACATAGTCGAAAAACATCGATCGGCATTACGAACTATTGAGTTATCTATCGACCATATCGACACATCGACACGCTAGGTGACCGCTACACAGAATACAGTTCCGTGTCATGTTATAAGACAGCTTCGTACGCTCTGCTCGGATTTAAGTCTGAGCGGCAAATGAGACTGCTTTGGCGCTCATTCTTAGGCCGCCGACGCTCGCCGTGGCTACTCCTCTTCCGCCGCCGCCGCTCTTCTTCCTCAGTTTCTTGTCTCGCCGGTTCCGCAACAGCAGCGTCTCAGTTCCCGCTGAGTCTGCGGCCGCCAACTGCGGCACCGATATATCATCAAGACCTCGTCTCCCGCATAAAGTCATGCACCCACAAGACCCATCTCCTCCAAATCCACGCCCACTTGATCCGCACTCACGACCTATCACCGTCTCACTCCTTGAAGCTCTACAACACCTTGATCAGGGCCTTCTCGATGTCCGATTCGCCCGAGGAAGGGTTCCGTCTCTACCGCGAGATCCGCCGCCGGGGCATTCAGGTGGACCCGGTGTCGTCCTCATTTGCCATCAAGTGCTGCGTAAAGTTTCAATATTTATTCGGCGGCGTGCAGGTCCATGGGAGGATTTTGACCGACGGCCACCACAGGGACGGCCTCCTGCTGGCCACCCTTATGAATCTTTACTCTGCTTGCAAGAGGTTTGAGGATGGCCGCAAGGTGTTCGATGAAATTCCCTGCAGAGACACCGTCTCATGGAACGTTCTGATCTCTTGTTATGTTCGCAACAAACGGACTCGTGATGCGTTGGAGCTGTTCGATCTCATGTTGAATGCGGACCTCGGGTGCAAACCAGACCACGTAACTTGCCTGCACCTCCTTCAGGCCTGCGCCAATTTAAATGCCCTTGAATTCGGCGAGAAGGTCCATAAGTATATAGAACAGAATGGGTTTGGTGGTGCAACGAATTTGTGCCACTCTCTCATATCGATGTATTCCCGTTGTGGGAACTTGGAGAAGGCCTATGAGGTATTTGCGGGAATGCAAGGCAAAATGAACGTGGTTTCCTGGTCCGCATGGATTTCTGGGCTGGCGATGAACGGATGTGGAAGGGATGCAATCGAGGCTTTCTTTGAGATGATCCGATCAGGTGTTCCCCCCGATGATCAGACCTTTACGGGTGTTCTATCTGCCTGCAGTCACAGTGGGTTAGTGGATGAGGGGATGATGCTGTTCGAGAAGATGAGCAGAGACTTCAACTTGCTGCCCAACATACATCACTACGGGTGTATGGTCCATCTTTTGGGCAGGGCAGGATTGCTCGATCAGGCCTACGAACTGATACTCTCTATGAGAGTCAGGCCGGACTCAACTATGTGGAGAACCTTACTCAATGCTTGCAGAATCCACGGTCATGTCTCCCTTGGGGAACGAGTGGTAGAGCACTTGATAGAGCTGAAGGCTCAGGAAGCAGGGGACTATGTTCTGTTGCTGAACATGTACTCTTCGGCCGGCAACTGGGACAAGGTGACGGAAGTTAGGCAGTTCATGAAGGAGAGAGGAATCCAGACAACTCCAGGTTCGAGCACGATCGAGTTCGCAGGAGTCGTGCACGAGTTCACTGTGGATGATATCTCTCATCCCAGGCATCCCGAAGTTTATGCTGCACTAGATGAGATTGGGCAGCAGCTGAGGATTGCTGGATATGTTCCTGAGATCTCGTCGGAACTGCATAATCTGAGTGTGGATGAGAAAGGGTATCATCTCTCTTACCACAGCGAGAAGTTGGCCATTGCTTTTGGAGTTCTCATGACTCCTCCTGGGAAAACAGTTAGGATAGCTAACAATGTCCGGATCTGTGTCGACTGCCACAACTTTGCAAAGGTGCTGTCGAGTGCTTACAACAGAGAAGTAGTGATTCGGGATCGGTCTAGGTTTCATCATTTCAGAGGAGGAGTTTGCTCCTGTGAGGACTATTGGTAGAGGTGCCTTCAGGAAGACAATAATATATTGCTTGACAACTAAAGAGAGAACAAATCCAAATCCCTTGTCTGAAGTAATACTATCTTCGATCTTTGCTTCGCCATCATAAATCTCCGAGCATATACAcgagaagaaaattttatcGATGTGAAACTGAAACACCAGGCATAATAAATTCTAGATTAAAATCCCAAGCGCCTCAAAAAGTTCAAACAAAAGGGAGAAATATTGAAAGCTCTCTTCTAcaaaaagggggggggggggggggggggggggggggggggggggggggggggaagaaaCACAGATCCAATGGTTAGTCCGCATCAAAACAGCCAACTCGCATGATTTCTTCCAAGCACTTATTGTCATATGACTTGGAGCCTCCAGTATACCTGACGAACTCGATCTTAGGCAGCAACAGCTTGTTTCTGAACAAAAGTGACACCTTTCTCTATGCTGGCCTTTAGTTCGGGTTTAAGCGCATCGAGGGCTTTCTGCTCATACTCAGTCAAGCCCTGGAGGTCCGATGAGATGAGAGCTTCAACCCCTTTGTTACTGAGCTTCACCCGCGATGCAAAGAATGGGAGGTCGGTCAGATCTGACTGAACATAAGAGCACTCATAGacatctccatctccatccAAAGCCCTCAAAGAAGACTCCACAAATCGCGCCGCCGCGTACGCCATGGATAGCGTGGCAGAACCTGCGCCAGCCTTCGCCTCCACAACCTCAGTACCGGCATTCTGGATCCTCACAGTCAGCTCCTGAATCTCTTCATCAGTGAAACTCACTGAGGGCCTTGTCTTCGACAGTAGGGGCAGGATAGTAATTCCAGCATGTCCACCAACCACTGGCACGTCCACGTCGATCAGTTTCAAGTTCTTCTTCTGGGCAACGAATGTGTTTGCTCTCACAACATCAAGGGTTGTGACCCCAAAGAGCTTCTTCGGGTCATAAACACCCTTCTGCTTCAGAACCTCTGCAGCGATTGGGACTGTGGAGTTGACAGGGTTGCTGATCATGTGGATGAAGGCTTCTGGGCAGTTATCGGCGACAGCCTCGACCAAGCTCTTGACGATATTAGCATTGATATTGAAAAGATCATCACGAGTCATCCCAGGCTTCCTTGGAACTCCAGCAGGAATGACCACTACGTCTACTCCTTTCAGGGAGCTCGCTAGCTCGGAGGTTCCAGTGAAGTCGACTACTTGAGAGGGAGTGTTGCAGTGGCTGAGATCAGCAGCAACCCccttcacatttgcaatatCATAGAGGTGAAGAGTGGAGACTAGCGGAGACATCTTGATAAGGAGAGCAAGAGGCTGGCCTATTCCTCCAGCAGCTCCGAGGATAGCCACTTTGAAGGAAGCTTGGGGCTGGAGATGATAGTGAGAGCTCCGGCCttgctgcttttgggctcTTAGAGCAAAGGAGCTCCTAAGAGCAGAGTTACTCTCCTTTCCCAAGAACGACGACTCCGCTTCACAGTTCACAGAACCCGCCGCTTTGAGGCCACTGAACCTCGTGAACGAGGTCAGGTTGGTGAGCTTAACACCCATGGACTTTGGTTGTTGGAGGGCTGCAGCTTTTGGGCCGAAGGAGACAGTTGACCCGATAGACAGGGTTGCAGCTGACGTCGCTGCCATCTTATTCCCTGCCAAACTGACGTTTCAAACGAATGTAGTTTCAGATCAGAAGCTTCGTTACAACAATAATTGTGTAATTGCTCAGCATGCCAATACAATTCTTCGGATAAAACCAACAATAAAAAGGTCAAACAACCATTTCTCGAGAACTTCGAATGGCCCGTCCCAACCGGAAACTAAATGGCCCTCAGCTTAGCAACTCAAATCAATATTCATTTAGGTTGGATACCATCATTTGCCCCATGGTTTCACGAGATATCCAAACAAGTGCACGCCGAAACACATTAAACTCTCATAGCTATTGAAGCCGAATCCTCAGAATCAAATCCAACAATCAAGAACGTGCTGCCGTCATTGCCATCACAATCAGAACAATGCTTAAACCCCAGTCAGATCTAAACACAGTCTAAAGCACCCATCGAGCTCTAGATAAGAGCAAATTTATCCCAAAAGCTCAACAAACACCGCAACCCAAAAACAATCAAATCATCTTCCATCAAACCGAAGCCAAAATATGTATCTTGAAACAGCACAAAGAAGCCGTCATCACTCACAGCGCGGTTGGCAGAAGGCGAAAGATCAGATTCTGAGCGACACCCAGAAACGGAAATGGAGTTCTGAGGGAGAAGGAAGAGTGCCCAGAACTTCAGGAGCGAGCTGGTGCGGTGGCTCACCTGAGATAGGTTTTGCTTGGGTCTGTTGCGCTGTACGTGACTCACTGTCTCCACCTCTGCTGAGCTGagccctcctcctcctcgagCAGATCTTTCTGCGTACCGAATACACCGCCCAGGTCTAAAGAATCTTCCTCGAAGTTTCATAAATTTCCCGTTTGGCCCCTCCCATTTTGAATTGATACGATGCACCCCCTGAACTTTTAAGTCTGAGGAAAAAGAGAAACGTTCTTTTCACTTTGATAGGACTACTCGGTGTCACCGTCTTTATTACCAATTTAGCGCTGGTCACAAGATGCTCGAGATGGATTCTGGAATCCATACGTTGCATGTATAATCCactaattgagagaaagtaaatCCATttctgtatatataatatactcaTAGAAAATATAGTCCGCCAACTGCATTATATTTCAAAGAAAAACAACATTTGacaattatcaatttaatcaAATGACAAGCCATCAAATCAATCGATTTTTCAAGTCGAGCTGATTGTCCTTATTTACATCATTCGACGTGGTTATAGTTTAGACCCGTCGAATCAAGAATGAGACCGGAATGGCTTCAAATTGATCCAACGGATGGCAGGACCCGATGATCACTATGAGTGGGCCTTTCTCTTTGGGAGAAATGATGTACATAATTTGATGCTTAGATATTGCTATGTCATGACAGAACCGATGCAGAAATATTGCCCAGAGGAACAAACTATCTTTTAGTGCATGAATTACAAACTACATCTCTCTTTTGATGCATCAACAACATCGCTTCGAATCAATCTCGTACAGGCGAGAAGGAAACACGATTTAAACAGATCCTCAGCACAAAAGAGGTTACGCGCTATTTTCACTTCTATGAGCTAAGCTTCTCCATCTCCCTCCTCAGGGCATTTGCCCTCACCAAGCTCCCGATCGTATTAACAGCCAGCTTCAGATCCTCCAATGGGTTCCCAGGTACGACCGTCTTGTACAAGTAACTGTCGAATGTCATCTTCTGCACATACTCATCCGCACACATTTCCACGAACGCTTCCCTTGCGGGGTTCGATCGGTAAAAAACCTTCTGGAGAAGGTCAAGCACCTTATAAGTGGGCCAGTAGGTCTTGTCCCACTTCTCCAAGTACTTCCTCAGGTCGCTCTCCTCCACCATCCTCTTCCCATTCTCTGATCCTTCCACGACCGCCTCAGCACACATCCTCCCACTCTTGGCCGCGAAGTAGATCCCTTCCCCAGAGCATTTGGTCACATACCCAGCAGCGTCCCCAACCAGGGCCACCCGTCCCGAAAGTCGACGAGGCCGGGGGTGTTCTGGGATGGGGTGGGCCTCCACTCGGATGATCTGTCCACCCATGATCTTGTCCCTGGCGCGGTTTCGTGTAGCTAGTTGGAACTTCTTGATGTCGCCCTTGTGGGTTACTGTGCCCGTCCCCACAGCCACGTGGTCACACTTCGGGAAGACCCAGCCATAGAAGTCGGGGGAGACGTCGTCCCCTACATACATCTCAGCAAGGTTCTCGTAGTAGGCCATCTTATCCTCTGGGATCCTCACTCTTTCCTGGTAATATCATAACCACAGATTCAACGAAATTAGTCAAAACTTAGATGACTCACCTCAAGAAAGTTTTACGAACATTAACCTAGAGAAGACATTCACAACGGAAAACACAAGATTCGATTTAAGCATACATAAAAACCCAAAACTAACAGTATACGGTTCGAGTCATGCAAATAGTTTCTACAGGCCAAATCTTTAACTTTAGATCAGGAACGGAGTATGAGTGGCTTCTAAGAGTTTGTGGTGATGTTTCTAGCACGTGATGCACCTTACGCGATAATTTGCATATTCTTTAACCCtgggaagatcaaggaagcaTATTTAAAACCGAGcaatagataaaaaatatcGAAGCAAATGCTCGTCCATATACCGAACCAGCCAGCAAAGATTCAAACTTTAGCAAATAATAACTAAAAAGAGCTAGTACCTGAAATGCAATAGCATATTCATAATCCCCAGAGCCGATGGACTTCGCGACCCTAGAGTTCGCCCCATCGGCCCCAATCACAGCATCAACTTCCAATGTCTTCTTCTCGCCGACCCCACCTTTAGTCCCGTTGTACTCGGTGTAATGCAGCAAGTACGGTGCATTGCGGTCTCCCGGTAAGTCCATTTTCAGGAACAGTCCATTAATCACCTTCAATTGTCGCCGGAAAAGAAGATACAACAGGTAATCACTTCAGCTAACCATTTTGCCTTCAAGCATCGTTCTATCAAGATTCAATCTCGATGTGCCTCAGATATAATGACCCAATTTAAAAAGTTAAGAGCAGAATTCGGAAATTGCTTTGAACGACAATTGCATGCAGCTCGAGGGGAACGAAATGAAGCCGATAATGTCGGATTTTCGGCTAACCTTAGCTCCATTCTCGGCTGCCCTGTCTCTGAGGTAAGCATCGAGGATCTCCCTCCTCACCATCCCGATATACTCATGCGGCTTCAGGGTCCGCCCGATATCGACCGCCACGTTCGACGGAGaaatcatcttcatcttcgtcACTTTACGGTCGATAATGTCGAGCGGCAGGTCGAACTCCCCGACCATGCAGAGTGGGATGGCGCCACCACAGGGCTTGCAGTTATCGAGCTTCCGCTCAATGAGGAAGGTCTCCACGCCACCCTTCGCCAGTGTCTCCGCCGCCGAGCCCCCGGCGGGGCCGCCCCCGATTACCGCCACCCGGAGGTTGCGGTTGCCTAGCTTCGGGCTGGTCTTGGAAGCGACTATGCGGGCCTTCTGGAAGTGGGTCTTTGTGGGCCTCTGGACGGCGAAATGGGGGGTCTTTTCGGAGCTCTGCCGGAGTCCGGTGAAGGTCTTGAGGGCAATTGAGGCCATTTTCTCAGGTAGAGATAGAGAGAAGGGGGGCACAGAGGACTGAGCAGAGtcgtgaagaagatgaaggcTTATGGGCTTTGCagtgtccttttttttttttgaggagGATATGGTTTTGGGTTATGAAGGGAGATTGGCCGTTGGATCGATAGAATGGACGGTACAGATCTTATTTGGATAATGGGATAGATTTCCTGTTGGGGTCATGTGCTTAAGCGTACTGTAGTAAAACTGGTCATTTTACAAATGGAGGGAGTGGCTGACATTGTGCCACGAGGCCGAATGTCATTGGATTGTTTTTTTTGTCCTATGAATCCAGCATGCAGCcaatgggatttttttttttgggtgtttTTGCTCGAAAGGTATTCATTCATTGGAGGAAAAGATCGGAATACATCATCATCGCCCCTTAACATCTCCATCTCTAACAAAAACAGATGCAGGGAGATCAGAGATGTTAACCGGCCCAAAATGATCCGACGCAGCTGCTCATGAAGTTAAATATGAAAGTTCTAAGATTTAGGACAGAAAGATACAATccaatgataaaaaaaaaaaaaagaagaataaacaGTCACTACCTAAATCGATAAGCGAAGCAATGGGATTTTTGTGCTTTAATTTCAGGCTTCAATAAatctgcaaaaaaaaatacggTATCATCGATTTGATGAAAGAAATGAGATCTTTTTTGCGCTGAGAAAATCTTCCATGTATGGGGTGATGCACATCTCAAGTCATAAATTCACTAGGTTCCCTCCTATAAGAATCGCGAGTTCGTCGGGGGTCCCGGTTCTTCGATGCTGCTGATTTGCAACTATAAATGATGTAATATTGGGACTTTTTGGAGGAAAATATTTCGATACTCAAGTTAAGACTGGGTCACAAAATAACAATTGGCAGTTCACGGACATGTAGAGCAAGTAATTGAGTTTCCTGTGAAATACCGACTGCCTGCTATACTGTGGTCAGAGTGAATGAGATGATTACTTGACTTATATAGTATATGCTCCGAGTTCGACATGGCCTTATTTGCCCGACCGGCCTGAGACTTCTCTGGAGCCTGCTTGAGCCTCCTCTTTGAAGCTCAGCCCAAATTCAGGATGATTATATGGTTCTTCAATATATAAAACGCAGAAGATAAAAAGCGATCATTGTATTACCATTTTGAGAGGACTATATTCTGACCAAACAACAGAACTGATGTGGTAAGTGGGTTTACtcattcatatttatttaCGGTCTCGAATTCAAACCTTATTCggaatttaataatacaatacTTCCCAAGTGGGTATGGTTGCTCAACACAATGGAAACAGATTTCCCAGCTCAATTAAACTACGGAGTCCTACCATGTGtattaaaattgcaaaaatgaACTGAACTACAGAAGTATACAGCTCAAGAATTTGTTTGAAATCTGCAGAAAAAAGTCATTTGAGGACATTATTATTAGTGGCTAAAGGACAAAGTAGTTGCAGTTTGGTTGTAATCAGATGGTTTGGTGCATCAGATTTTCCACTAAACTCCCttaaaatataacaaaaagaCACCATTTTCATGGATTCCTATGTTGTCTTCCTACTGACTCTGCCCTGTGAAAATCCTTGAAATCCTTAAATTTCATTTGCTTCGCCTGTGAAGGTCTCACTGGAGCACACATTTGCTTCCGAGCAAAACAATGACGCTGAGATCCGCAGGAGCGCTTTTCTTGATCGCTTTGGTGTTTGGGGTCGCCATTGACTGGTCCCACTGCAAGGTCGTGCAGTTCATATTTGGGGACTCGCTCTCGGACGTCGGGAACAACCAGTACCTCTCCAAGAGCCTCGCCAAGGCGAACCTGCCTTGGTACGGTATCGACTTTGGCAGTGGAGTGCCGAATGGAAGGTTCTGCAATGGCCGCACCGTTGCAGATATAATAGGTATAGTCTTTCTTGTGATACTATTAGTCCTCAGTCGTTTCAGCGATCTATCTCATTCTATAATAACGGGGCCAATTTCAGGTGACACCATGGGCCTCCCGAGGCCGCCAGCACTTTTGGATCCGTCGCTGAATGAGGATACGATACTGGAAAATGGAGTTAATTTCGCTTCTGGAGGTGGCGGCATATTGAACGAGACGGCCACTTACTTTGTTAGTGGCAGTTTGGAACAACTCTTTAACGAATGTTGAGCACGAGATTGTTTAGTCCCCAAGAAACTGACTGACCGAGTCATTTCTTGCTGCTATTCTGCAGATTCAGAGATTTTCTCTGTACAGACAAATCGAGCTGTTCATAGGGACACAGGAGCTCATTAGGGAGAAGCTCGGAGCTAAGGCGGCAGATAAATTCTTCCAGGAATCTCTTTATGTGGTTGCACTGGGCAGCAACGACTTCATCAACAATTTCCTCATGCCGGTGTCAGGTGACTCATGGACGTATAGCGATGACAGTTTCGTCACATATCTAGTGCAAACTCTTCAAGCGCAGATCACAGTAAGGCCCTCCGAGTTGTCTCAATTCTATCCATCTGTCTTCTTGTCGAAAATATCAGAACGGGAACTCGCAATTTAGAGTTTATATTCCTGTCAAAGTTTGGTCTAAATAGGCACGAATGCATTGTGGGTTGCAGCTACTGCATAGCTTGGGGGCAAGACAATTGCTGGTGTTCGGGCTGGGGCCAATGGGCTGCATACCGCTCCAGCGGGTCCTGAGTACAAACGGCGAATGTCGTGACAGAGCCAACAAGCTGGCTCTGAGCTTCAACCAGGTCGCCAGCCAAATGGTCGATGACTTGACAAGCAGCCTCCCGAATGCCAGCTTTCGATTTGGCGATGCCTACAATGTTGTTGATGACCTCATCAAGAATCCATCCAAATACGGTAATCTGAAGGACAAATCTTGAACACTGGTGGTGGGCACCGTACAATTTACTAGGTGTAAACGCCACTGATTCTTATTTATCTTCCGCAATTGCTTGAGCAGGTTTCACCAACTCCGACTCGCCGTGCTGCTCCTTCGGGCGGATCCGGCcagccctaacatgcatcccaGCGTCGAGGCTCTGCAAGGACCGGAGCAAGTACGTATTTTGGGATGAATACCATCCCAGCGACAGCGCCAATCAGCTGATCGCCAATGAGATGATCAGGAAGATGGGATTCTCTCGGCCCAACCTGAGTCCAGCTCCTTCAATGGCTCCTGCGCCCGAAAGTTAGAAATGTTTCTCTGCTTCCTAGAACATGTCAAAGACTCAATACTTCCCATCCCGGTTTCTTAGAATGTTCAGTTCAGGTTATTGCTTCGTCCCCATTGCTTCAGGAATCGAATGATCTCTGATGATCTCTAAGCTTCTGAAAATGATGTAATGGTGATGAGACCACCGAACATGATCGATCAAAGTTAGGAAATTTCCATGAAACAGTAGTTTAATAGAGAAAACATGGATCTTTCTTAGTGTATGACTTCTCAGATCAGAAAACTTGTTCTTTCTAATAGTATCTTGGATAGATTATTCCGGGTCTCGTCCCAATTGGCAAGGTAATAGCTCAAACACCACGATCAAGAGACGCCAAATCGAGCAGCTTCGGTTTGTGATTGCCCCCACACCCGGACAACCGCAAGAAGGATAATCGAAAGATTTGCAATTAGTTTTATCCATAAAGTGGATACTTAGCTACCACTTTATGTGCCACTTTCTCCACTTAATCCTCAGTGCAAGTGAAAAGTACACAGCAGCCTTTTGTTTACCTAACATTGCCATGCTTAAATCTCGTCATGTTGCCTGTGAAAAATCTTAGCATGAACTTAGCTGCCCCGGCCATGGTAGGCTCGTTGAAGCTTCGGTTCAATCATTCGCCAAGCTGCTGGTTTCGCACTATAGAAGTTTGTTGAACTTTGTGCAAACACCAGAAGAAGTTCCGGAATTTTTACAAGTAGTAGCAACGATTAAGAACACCTCCTTAAACATTACGAGTTTTACATTGAACAATAGTATATTCCTAGACTAATCACTAAACCCATCTTTGTATGTTTATTCTAACTGCATAAGAATATCTAACATGGCCCATCACTTCAACTCGAAAAACCCCTGTTGCCCCGGGAAAAAACCGaagagccaaaaaaaaaaaaacagcttTCCACAGCGTAATATAGCTAGGCTTGTAGCAGTACTCGTACGAGGATTAACAATTGATGCATCCTCTTCCGAACTGCAGCCTGGGTGTATGGCGGTTGTTTGCCCCTGACCCTGGGTAGTCGTTCACCTCTATATCCTTTCTTCTTCCACTGATGGCCTCTGTGCCCGAGTTTGCTCTTTCTGATGTAACCTGAACATTGAGAATGAAATATCAGCCAGTGATCCGGTAAATTCTTGACAAGAAAGTTTGTCGTCTTATTAACACCAAGTCGATGAGCTCTGTCTTACCGAAGAGGTTCCGGATGAAACGTGCTGAGGAACGCGAGATTCATGCACCATCAAGCTTCCAGTTCCTGCAGCAAACATAGCCAAAGAGAAAAATGACTTTACAACAAAAGAAGCAAAGAAGGGGAGAGTTCAAAGGAACAAAAGGACTGAAAATTACTTGTAACCGGCCTGGCGTCCACCCGGACAAGCTCAGATAATGCGAGAAAGACCACGAGCAGATGGAAAACGAACTTCGCCCCGCCGTCCATTTCCAGAAACAAGGAGATCTTTATGGATGGCTGCTTCAGCTTCCCTGAGTGTTGAAGTGCAGGAATTTATAATGCTCCTTTTGTATTATTTGTACTGATCTGAGATTTTCTTGTTGGGGTGTTTGTCAATAAAGGTGATAGGAACACAAATGTGGAGGATCACCAATCTTCTTCATTGTCTCTTGTTCGTGTctcccattttcttttttcgatgAGACCACGAGACATCCTTACTCGTTTAACTTATTGACTAAAACCAATATTTAATCGGATGCTGTCGTGACTCAATGAGTTCTAAAAGTCTATCTATTTTACTAGTAAACTCCATTCATGTAAAACACATTTTGTTAATTGCACTACGTTTTGTCTTCGGTCTTTTTGCTAGGGACAGAGGCACTAAACGTGGTGTGATTGCTCAAGGTGGATGTATCATGACAGCTCAATATGTTTTATAAGGTCAAAAGGAAGTTTGTGTGGGAAAAGGTGAAACCCACATTACAGCACAAAGTGGAGGCTGACCCCAGAACGGTTTTAGTGGCGGCAAGCAGAGTCTCTTGCACTAACTCTTTGTGGCCCTTGAAAGGTCCATTTTCCATTATCAGAGCCTTGAAGGCTTGGATTAGTTTGCAGCAAAAAGGAGTTAGATCGGTTTCCAATTCCTGTCAACGCTGTAATGAAGCACGTGCGATGCAATATAGATGGTATCTAGTACAGCAATTTACCTATGCACtattataacttttttttttctccagtGATCCTGCACCTACTTCGTTTATATTATAGAATGTGACGGGTCATATGAACGAGTGATCTCGAAACGGGATGTAAACGCGTTGTTCTTATTTCTCCTAGAAAGCCTTTCATGTGATTAAAGATTGAGAGTGGAACCTTTCGTAACAAGTACGATGGTCGATGCCATCCTTCTTGCTCTGGTCCGGTAGATCATGATTCTCATGCGGCGTTCCGATGGCCAAGCCCGAATCTGTAAGTTCAGTGAAGATCACGATTTGCCGTTTCTAGGACGAAGGATGAATATTGAAGGGGGTGCAGTCCTGCAGCATGATTTTGTCCCAAGATGTGCTGAAAGTTGTCAATTCTATGGAAAAGCCACTCCCAACATTCAACCATTTTTCTATTGCCATTATTCTAGTCAATGCCTGCAATTTCGTGAGCACGCGGCCCACTCAATAATAATTTGGGCATTcataatctctctctctctctgcccaCTTGTAAGTAA
Above is a window of Punica granatum isolate Tunisia-2019 chromosome 7, ASM765513v2, whole genome shotgun sequence DNA encoding:
- the LOC116213053 gene encoding GDSL esterase/lipase At1g74460-like, coding for MTLRSAGALFLIALVFGVAIDWSHCKVVQFIFGDSLSDVGNNQYLSKSLAKANLPWYGIDFGSGVPNGRFCNGRTVADIIGDTMGLPRPPALLDPSLNEDTILENGVNFASGGGGILNETATYFIQRFSLYRQIELFIGTQELIREKLGAKAADKFFQESLYVVALGSNDFINNFLMPVSGDSWTYSDDSFVTYLVQTLQAQITLLHSLGARQLLVFGLGPMGCIPLQRVLSTNGECRDRANKLALSFNQVASQMVDDLTSSLPNASFRFGDAYNVVDDLIKNPSKYGFTNSDSPCCSFGRIRPALTCIPASRLCKDRSKYVFWDEYHPSDSANQLIANEMIRKMGFSRPNLSPAPSMAPAPES
- the LOC116214673 gene encoding malate dehydrogenase, chloroplastic-like — encoded protein: MAATSAATLSIGSTVSFGPKAAALQQPKSMGVKLTNLTSFTRFSGLKAAGSVNCEAESSFLGKESNSALRSSFALRAQKQQGRSSHYHLQPQASFKVAILGAAGGIGQPLALLIKMSPLVSTLHLYDIANVKGVAADLSHCNTPSQVVDFTGTSELASSLKGVDVVVIPAGVPRKPGMTRDDLFNINANIVKSLVEAVADNCPEAFIHMISNPVNSTVPIAAEVLKQKGVYDPKKLFGVTTLDVVRANTFVAQKKNLKLIDVDVPVVGGHAGITILPLLSKTRPSVSFTDEEIQELTVRIQNAGTEVVEAKAGAGSATLSMAYAAARFVESSLRALDGDGDVYECSYVQSDLTDLPFFASRVKLSNKGVEALISSDLQGLTEYEQKALDALKPELKASIEKGVTFVQKQAVAA
- the LOC116214671 gene encoding pentatricopeptide repeat-containing protein At3g47530, with protein sequence MRLLWRSFLGRRRSPWLLLFRRRRSSSSVSCLAGSATAASQFPLSLRPPTAAPIYHQDLVSRIKSCTHKTHLLQIHAHLIRTHDLSPSHSLKLYNTLIRAFSMSDSPEEGFRLYREIRRRGIQVDPVSSSFAIKCCVKFQYLFGGVQVHGRILTDGHHRDGLLLATLMNLYSACKRFEDGRKVFDEIPCRDTVSWNVLISCYVRNKRTRDALELFDLMLNADLGCKPDHVTCLHLLQACANLNALEFGEKVHKYIEQNGFGGATNLCHSLISMYSRCGNLEKAYEVFAGMQGKMNVVSWSAWISGLAMNGCGRDAIEAFFEMIRSGVPPDDQTFTGVLSACSHSGLVDEGMMLFEKMSRDFNLLPNIHHYGCMVHLLGRAGLLDQAYELILSMRVRPDSTMWRTLLNACRIHGHVSLGERVVEHLIELKAQEAGDYVLLLNMYSSAGNWDKVTEVRQFMKERGIQTTPGSSTIEFAGVVHEFTVDDISHPRHPEVYAALDEIGQQLRIAGYVPEISSELHNLSVDEKGYHLSYHSEKLAIAFGVLMTPPGKTVRIANNVRICVDCHNFAKVLSSAYNREVVIRDRSRFHHFRGGVCSCEDYW
- the LOC116214672 gene encoding geranylgeranyl diphosphate reductase, chloroplastic; translated protein: MASIALKTFTGLRQSSEKTPHFAVQRPTKTHFQKARIVASKTSPKLGNRNLRVAVIGGGPAGGSAAETLAKGGVETFLIERKLDNCKPCGGAIPLCMVGEFDLPLDIIDRKVTKMKMISPSNVAVDIGRTLKPHEYIGMVRREILDAYLRDRAAENGAKVINGLFLKMDLPGDRNAPYLLHYTEYNGTKGGVGEKKTLEVDAVIGADGANSRVAKSIGSGDYEYAIAFQERVRIPEDKMAYYENLAEMYVGDDVSPDFYGWVFPKCDHVAVGTGTVTHKGDIKKFQLATRNRARDKIMGGQIIRVEAHPIPEHPRPRRLSGRVALVGDAAGYVTKCSGEGIYFAAKSGRMCAEAVVEGSENGKRMVEESDLRKYLEKWDKTYWPTYKVLDLLQKVFYRSNPAREAFVEMCADEYVQKMTFDSYLYKTVVPGNPLEDLKLAVNTIGSLVRANALRREMEKLSS
- the LOC116213054 gene encoding uncharacterized protein LOC116213054, yielding MDGGAKFVFHLLVVFLALSELVRVDARPVTRTGSLMVHESRVPQHVSSGTSSVTSERANSGTEAISGRRKDIEVNDYPGSGANNRHTPRLQFGRGCINC